One window of Flavobacteriales bacterium genomic DNA carries:
- a CDS encoding M1 family metallopeptidase, with product MRPPYAIAVWLLVSTPAVGQPLSHAHVFTHADTLRGSNGPYRAWWDVTHYDVTVRPDFASKSIEGTTRITFRALAVGQRMQIDLQQPLTLQSVSLHSSDGESDLHFSREGNVAWVDLPQEMATGASAYLTIQYTGIPREARNPPWDGGWIWKKDPQGNPWMSAACQGLGASMWYPCKDIQSDEPDSAAMHIIAPDSLQAVGNGRLRNKVNNGDGTTTWSWAVVNAINNYDLIPAIGKYAHIHVDYIGVDGPLDLDYWVLQQNEAKAREHFKQVPFMMKCFEEHFGPYPFYTDGYKLVEGPQLGMEHQSAIAYGNHFMNGYRGRDLSGTGWGLKWDYVIVHESGHEWFGNSITTADIADMWVHEGFADYAETIYTQCQFGDAAGDDYLIGLRRNIANDIPIIGPDGVNQEGSNDMYYKGANMIHTIRHIMADDSLFFVMLREMNHKFRHGIVTSAEVEAFISSFSGHVFGTVFDQYLRTVKVPELEWTVKKDDLFVRWSNCVAGFNMPAVIMVNGEEKMVPITDQWSSPAHGLNAKTATLRPDRNWYVTSERVDKKALKKARRK from the coding sequence ATGCGCCCTCCCTACGCGATCGCCGTTTGGCTTCTCGTCTCCACTCCCGCCGTCGGCCAGCCGTTGAGCCATGCCCATGTCTTCACGCATGCGGACACCCTGCGCGGAAGCAACGGTCCGTACCGGGCCTGGTGGGATGTGACGCACTACGATGTGACCGTGCGACCGGACTTTGCCTCCAAATCCATCGAAGGCACCACGCGCATCACCTTCCGCGCACTGGCGGTCGGCCAGCGGATGCAGATCGACCTGCAACAGCCTCTGACCTTGCAGTCCGTTTCGCTCCATTCTTCCGACGGGGAAAGCGACCTTCATTTTTCGCGTGAAGGCAACGTGGCCTGGGTGGACCTTCCACAGGAAATGGCAACGGGTGCCTCCGCGTATCTCACGATCCAGTACACCGGCATTCCCCGCGAGGCCCGCAACCCGCCATGGGACGGCGGCTGGATCTGGAAGAAGGACCCGCAAGGCAACCCATGGATGAGCGCGGCCTGTCAAGGTCTGGGCGCCAGCATGTGGTATCCGTGCAAGGACATCCAGAGCGATGAACCGGACAGTGCAGCAATGCACATCATAGCACCTGATAGCCTGCAAGCGGTGGGCAATGGCCGACTGCGCAACAAGGTGAACAACGGCGACGGGACCACCACTTGGAGCTGGGCCGTGGTGAACGCGATCAACAACTACGACCTGATCCCGGCGATCGGGAAATATGCGCACATCCACGTGGACTATATCGGTGTGGACGGCCCGCTGGACCTCGACTACTGGGTGCTCCAGCAGAACGAGGCCAAGGCGCGGGAGCATTTCAAGCAGGTGCCCTTTATGATGAAGTGCTTCGAGGAACACTTCGGGCCATACCCGTTCTATACGGACGGCTACAAATTGGTGGAAGGACCCCAGTTGGGCATGGAGCATCAGAGCGCCATCGCCTATGGCAACCACTTCATGAACGGCTATCGGGGCCGGGACCTCAGCGGCACGGGTTGGGGGCTGAAATGGGACTATGTCATCGTCCACGAGAGCGGCCACGAGTGGTTCGGCAACAGTATCACCACGGCGGATATCGCTGACATGTGGGTGCATGAGGGCTTCGCCGACTATGCCGAAACGATCTACACACAGTGCCAATTCGGGGATGCCGCCGGGGATGACTATTTGATCGGCCTGCGGAGAAACATTGCCAATGACATCCCGATCATCGGACCGGACGGCGTGAACCAGGAAGGCAGTAATGACATGTACTACAAGGGCGCGAACATGATCCACACCATCCGGCATATAATGGCGGACGACTCCCTGTTCTTCGTGATGCTGCGTGAGATGAACCACAAATTCCGCCACGGCATCGTGACCAGCGCTGAGGTGGAGGCGTTCATCAGTTCATTCAGCGGGCATGTCTTCGGCACGGTGTTCGATCAATACTTGCGCACCGTGAAAGTACCCGAGCTGGAATGGACCGTGAAGAAAGACGACCTCTTCGTGCGTTGGTCGAACTGCGTGGCCGGGTTCAACATGCCTGCTGTGATCATGGTGAACGGGGAGGAAAAGATGGTCCCGATCACCGATCAATGGAGTTCACCGGCCCATGGCCTGAACGCCAAGACGGCAACGTTGCGGCCGGACCGCAACTGGTACGTGACTTCGGAACGGGTGGACAAGAAGGCACTGAAGAAGGCACGGCGGAAGTAA